One window of Acropora palmata chromosome 1, jaAcrPala1.3, whole genome shotgun sequence genomic DNA carries:
- the LOC141890109 gene encoding uncharacterized protein LOC141890109 isoform X1: MINYAHCKDHWARFLVLKHIAVVTTMDTLVLFIWSFLIHCGSFKGLLHPRRDSYGLDTFMAIEGPDCLGRVAEYPPFTLDTSFTPQQEREVLLTIYARANGRRWFMSSGWNDSTMGASHCSWYGVTCHPNTTYVKTLSLPYNNLKGSLPSNIWKIRNLFSLCVPGNPGLHGNIQDLLFGNMSNLLTVILLGSSLTGKIPDDFVKMTNLQNFIGGIMNGAGFSGHLPDDIGNMTQLRLLSIPGNNFTGKIPRSISRLKKLRYFNLRNNPGMMQGNLDDLFAIRSLVTFYVSGVHLSGKLPQVFPKNLFAVFLPANNISGELPRGTKPSLLNLANNQLTGDIPGHWLVSRTNSSMLDLSQNKFSSINEGKPWPDNSSAGAFSYLSFAENRNLSINFTSFMGLFNPIKHYHASSSILNVSLCDITSPLVGNLFSMQNLTICDLHGNNFYGPIPTFTKDTSLLSYLDLSSNNFTGAPPSSFQDLTSLQYFDISGNPLMRNEHDTSFLFIPDFLRMTKPPHGDNFTCAEGRLTFNNGRIRLDPTFYDYKYCICDFGYYGHEGLCHKCMEGGVCNRPTISSPEELKANTMEILKGYWPSPDPRNVTHLVECPVMAACNPKGSCACRLNTSPHNDNEHSGIRRSVSSLITTCDDSCICYPGNIDRFCSRCQQGFYKLGGLCFQCKHGDLIYYYIFIPIFSLSFLVLFWSLFYFDIRPMKWFAITVLHFSLMLIMMLLEFLPAWLLKLNLVVFVLCTTSRGKNAQSLISIAVFYIQTTDFMVSSVNVWPPKVIAAQSYLSSYWNLVFTSLSCDLPSLFTPVGKLAFLLLLPIVCLTLVGVYFIVMLIYDKYRPLEERMENVHFKCRQSAFFSLSFSYFPIVKQTLSNLRPCHNDQSVFYMPNEPWIECTSNTYYKLRALGIVSVIFYVIGFPLIIIFLLVHFFPKRSLMTPEDRKKLDVWLGPLYLPYKPKYQQYFEILMLIRRLILAVALSMISPSTLQTFLVWLVLMTSALIQICLQPYQKHSSNIDPPTSHEQEKRKITLKGIFSENVMEPTVLLVLSMSFMVLRFSVLDNTYIDVFVWLVMIINSIVFVTLLGGILYRFVVPKSGRHLNEYANIDQIESTYSSSDTNEIDREDAEDGETRPLLPDEVEAGYHLHVNA, translated from the coding sequence gTTTGGATACCTTCATGGCCATCGAGGGACCTGACTGCCTAGGACGCGTCGCCGAATATCCCCCGTTTACATTAGACACATCCTTCACACCACAACAAGAAAGAGAAGTTCTGCTTACCATTTACGCTCGAGCAAATGGGAGACGATGGTTCATGTCAAGTGGGTGGAATGACTCAACTATGGGTGCATCCCACTGCTCCTGGTATGGCGTGACTTGTCATCCAAACACAACATACGTAAAAACGCTTTCGTTGCCTTACAACAACCTCAAAGGCTCCCTTCCATCCAACATCTGGAAGATCCGTAACTTATTCTCCCTTTGTGTACCTGGAAATCCTGGTCTCCATGGAAACATTCAAGACCTTCTATTTGGGAATATGAGCAATTTGTTGACGGTTATACTACTCGGATCCTCGTTGACGGGGAAAATTCCTGATGACTTTGTCAAAATGACAAATCTGCAGAACTTCATCGGAGGCATCATGAATGGCGCAGGATTCTCTGGTCACCTGCCAGACGACATTGGAAATATGACACAGCTGAGACTTCTTTCCATTCCAGGAAATAACTTTACTGGAAAAATACCAAGAAGCATCTCTCGATTAAAAAAGCTAAGGTATTTTAACCTCCGAAATAACCCTGGCATGATGCAGGGAAACTTGGATGACTTATTTGCGATTAGGTCGTTGGTAACCTTTTACGTATCCGGAGTTCACCTGAGTGGAAAACTACCCCAGGTTTTTCCAAAAAACTTATTCGCAGTTTTCTTACCTGCAAACAACATATCAGGAGAGCTCCCGAGGGGTACCAAACCATCCTTATTAAACCTTGCGAACAACCAGCTTACTGGGGATATTCCTGGTCACTGGCTAGTTTCGCGAACGAACAGCTCAATGTTAGATTTGTCACAGAACAAATTTTCATCAATCAATGAAGGAAAACCATGGCCCGATAACTCCTCTGCTGGCGCTTTTTCATATCTATCCTTCGCGGAAAATCGCAACTTGTCAATCAATTTCACGAGCTTTATGGGATTGTTTAATCCAATAAAACATTATCATGCTAGCTCATCAATTTTGAATGTAAGCCTTTGTGACATCACAAGCCCACTTGTTGgaaatttgttttccatgcAAAACCTGACCATCTGTGATTTACATGGTAATAACTTTTACGGACCAATCCCAACCTTTACCAAGGATACCTCTTTGCTGTCGTACCTTGACCTCTCTTCGAATAATTTCACAGGAGCTCCTCCAAGTTCATTTCAAGACCTCACTTCTCTACAGTATTTCGACATTTCCGGCAACCCCTTGATGCGAAACGAACACGACACATCATTTTTGTTCATCCCTGACTTCTTACGGATGACAAAACCTCCTCATGGAGAcaactttacatgtgccgaagGACGTCTTACGTTTAACAATGGACGCATACGTTTAGATCCAACATTTTACGACTACAAGTACTGCATCTGCGACTTTGGTTACTATGGGCACGAAGGGCTGTGCCATAAGTGCATGGAGGGAGGAGTTTGCAATAGACCCACCATCAGCTCACCGGAAGAGCTAAAGGCTAACACGATGGAGATTTTGAAAGGTTATTGGCCGTCACCCGATCCTAGAAATGTCACCCATTTGGTCGAATGTCCAGTGATGGCTGCTTGCAATCCAAAAGGTTCCTGTGCTTGTCGTCTCAACACATCGCCCCATAATGACAACGAACACTCTGGTATTCGCCGATCTGTGTCGTCGCTCATCACAACTTGTGATGATTCTTGCATCTGCTATCCTGGAAACATTGACAGATTCTGTTCACGTTGCCAACAGGGATTCTATAAACTTGGGGGACTTTGCTTTCAGTGCAAACATGGTGATTTAATCTACTATTACATTTTCattccaattttttctttgtcttttctcGTTTTGTTCTGGTCACTATTTTACTTCGACATCCGTCCAATGAAATGGTTTGCCATCACTGTCCTTCATTTCTCGTTGATGTTGATCATGATGCTGCTAGAATTTCTTCCTGCATGgctattaaaattaaatttggtTGTCTTTGTGCTGTGTACGACGAGCAGAGGAAAAAACGCGCAATCGCTTATCAGCATTGCAGTATTTTACATCCAAACAACAGACTTCATGGTTTCCAGCGTCAATGTATGGCCTCCAAAGGTCATTGCAGCTCAAAGCTATTTAAGTAGCTACTGGAACTTGGTCTTTACTTCTCTTTCGTGTGATTTACCTTCCCTCTTTACTCCAGTTGGAAAGCTTGCTTTCTTACTTCTCTTACCAATAGTGTGCTTGACATTGGTGGgtgtttatttcattgttatgctaatttacGACAAATATCGTCCCCTCGAAGAACGCATGGAAAATGTTCACTTCAAATGTCGCCAAAGCGCTTTCTTCAGTCTCAGCTTCAGCTACTTTCCAATTGTGAAGCAGACACTTTCTAACTTACGTCCATGTCACAACGATCagagtgttttctacatgcCAAACGAGCCGTGGATAGAGTGCACCTCAAACACCTACTACAAGCTGAGAGCACTTGGCATAGTGTCTGTCATCTTCTATGTGATTGGATTTCCTTTGATTATCATTTTCCTTCTGGTTCACTTCTTTCCAAAGAGAAGCTTAATGACTCCCGAAGATCGCAAGAAACTCGATGTGTGGCTTGGACCACTCTACTTACCGTACAAACCAAAATACCAGCAATACTTCGAGATCCTCATGCTTATTCGCCGATTGATTCTTGCCGTAGCCTTGTCCATGATTTCGCCATCCACTCTGCAAACGTTCCTTGTTTGGCTTGTGCTTATGACTTCGGCTCTTATCCAGATATGTCTACAGCCGTATCAAAAACACTCTAGCAATATTGATCCACCAACTTCACATGAGCAAGAGAAGCGCAAGATCACATTGAAAGGCATTTTCAGTGAGAATGTGATGGAGCCCACAGTGTTACTTGTGCTTTCCATGTCATTTATGGTGCTAAGGTTTTCTGTCCTGGACAATACTTACATTGACGTTTTCGTTTGGCTGGTGATGATCATCAATTCAATAGTCTTTGTGACTCTTCTTGGTGGCATCCTCTATCGCTTTGTTGTGCCGAAAAGTGGCAGACATCTGAATGAATACGCCAACATCGATCAGATTGAAAGCACTTATTCAAGCAGCGACACAAACGAAATAGATCGAGAAGATGCAGAAGACGGAGAAACAAGGCCTTTGCTACCAGATGAAGTTGAGGCTGGGTACCACTTGCACGTTAATGCTTAG
- the LOC141890109 gene encoding uncharacterized protein LOC141890109 isoform X2 — protein MGYSNMASICRTGDGIIRNLNSSLEVFCSGIAVDFNQHLDTLNIVEGLDTFMAIEGPDCLGRVAEYPPFTLDTSFTPQQEREVLLTIYARANGRRWFMSSGWNDSTMGASHCSWYGVTCHPNTTYVKTLSLPYNNLKGSLPSNIWKIRNLFSLCVPGNPGLHGNIQDLLFGNMSNLLTVILLGSSLTGKIPDDFVKMTNLQNFIGGIMNGAGFSGHLPDDIGNMTQLRLLSIPGNNFTGKIPRSISRLKKLRYFNLRNNPGMMQGNLDDLFAIRSLVTFYVSGVHLSGKLPQVFPKNLFAVFLPANNISGELPRGTKPSLLNLANNQLTGDIPGHWLVSRTNSSMLDLSQNKFSSINEGKPWPDNSSAGAFSYLSFAENRNLSINFTSFMGLFNPIKHYHASSSILNVSLCDITSPLVGNLFSMQNLTICDLHGNNFYGPIPTFTKDTSLLSYLDLSSNNFTGAPPSSFQDLTSLQYFDISGNPLMRNEHDTSFLFIPDFLRMTKPPHGDNFTCAEGRLTFNNGRIRLDPTFYDYKYCICDFGYYGHEGLCHKCMEGGVCNRPTISSPEELKANTMEILKGYWPSPDPRNVTHLVECPVMAACNPKGSCACRLNTSPHNDNEHSGIRRSVSSLITTCDDSCICYPGNIDRFCSRCQQGFYKLGGLCFQCKHGDLIYYYIFIPIFSLSFLVLFWSLFYFDIRPMKWFAITVLHFSLMLIMMLLEFLPAWLLKLNLVVFVLCTTSRGKNAQSLISIAVFYIQTTDFMVSSVNVWPPKVIAAQSYLSSYWNLVFTSLSCDLPSLFTPVGKLAFLLLLPIVCLTLVGVYFIVMLIYDKYRPLEERMENVHFKCRQSAFFSLSFSYFPIVKQTLSNLRPCHNDQSVFYMPNEPWIECTSNTYYKLRALGIVSVIFYVIGFPLIIIFLLVHFFPKRSLMTPEDRKKLDVWLGPLYLPYKPKYQQYFEILMLIRRLILAVALSMISPSTLQTFLVWLVLMTSALIQICLQPYQKHSSNIDPPTSHEQEKRKITLKGIFSENVMEPTVLLVLSMSFMVLRFSVLDNTYIDVFVWLVMIINSIVFVTLLGGILYRFVVPKSGRHLNEYANIDQIESTYSSSDTNEIDREDAEDGETRPLLPDEVEAGYHLHVNA, from the exons ATGGGCTATTCAAATATGGCGTCAATTTGCAGAACTGGAGATGGGATAATAAGGAACTTAAATTCCTCTTTGGAAGTATTTTGCAGTGGGATAGCGGTGGATTTTAACCAACATTTAGACACTTTGAACATCGTAGAAG gTTTGGATACCTTCATGGCCATCGAGGGACCTGACTGCCTAGGACGCGTCGCCGAATATCCCCCGTTTACATTAGACACATCCTTCACACCACAACAAGAAAGAGAAGTTCTGCTTACCATTTACGCTCGAGCAAATGGGAGACGATGGTTCATGTCAAGTGGGTGGAATGACTCAACTATGGGTGCATCCCACTGCTCCTGGTATGGCGTGACTTGTCATCCAAACACAACATACGTAAAAACGCTTTCGTTGCCTTACAACAACCTCAAAGGCTCCCTTCCATCCAACATCTGGAAGATCCGTAACTTATTCTCCCTTTGTGTACCTGGAAATCCTGGTCTCCATGGAAACATTCAAGACCTTCTATTTGGGAATATGAGCAATTTGTTGACGGTTATACTACTCGGATCCTCGTTGACGGGGAAAATTCCTGATGACTTTGTCAAAATGACAAATCTGCAGAACTTCATCGGAGGCATCATGAATGGCGCAGGATTCTCTGGTCACCTGCCAGACGACATTGGAAATATGACACAGCTGAGACTTCTTTCCATTCCAGGAAATAACTTTACTGGAAAAATACCAAGAAGCATCTCTCGATTAAAAAAGCTAAGGTATTTTAACCTCCGAAATAACCCTGGCATGATGCAGGGAAACTTGGATGACTTATTTGCGATTAGGTCGTTGGTAACCTTTTACGTATCCGGAGTTCACCTGAGTGGAAAACTACCCCAGGTTTTTCCAAAAAACTTATTCGCAGTTTTCTTACCTGCAAACAACATATCAGGAGAGCTCCCGAGGGGTACCAAACCATCCTTATTAAACCTTGCGAACAACCAGCTTACTGGGGATATTCCTGGTCACTGGCTAGTTTCGCGAACGAACAGCTCAATGTTAGATTTGTCACAGAACAAATTTTCATCAATCAATGAAGGAAAACCATGGCCCGATAACTCCTCTGCTGGCGCTTTTTCATATCTATCCTTCGCGGAAAATCGCAACTTGTCAATCAATTTCACGAGCTTTATGGGATTGTTTAATCCAATAAAACATTATCATGCTAGCTCATCAATTTTGAATGTAAGCCTTTGTGACATCACAAGCCCACTTGTTGgaaatttgttttccatgcAAAACCTGACCATCTGTGATTTACATGGTAATAACTTTTACGGACCAATCCCAACCTTTACCAAGGATACCTCTTTGCTGTCGTACCTTGACCTCTCTTCGAATAATTTCACAGGAGCTCCTCCAAGTTCATTTCAAGACCTCACTTCTCTACAGTATTTCGACATTTCCGGCAACCCCTTGATGCGAAACGAACACGACACATCATTTTTGTTCATCCCTGACTTCTTACGGATGACAAAACCTCCTCATGGAGAcaactttacatgtgccgaagGACGTCTTACGTTTAACAATGGACGCATACGTTTAGATCCAACATTTTACGACTACAAGTACTGCATCTGCGACTTTGGTTACTATGGGCACGAAGGGCTGTGCCATAAGTGCATGGAGGGAGGAGTTTGCAATAGACCCACCATCAGCTCACCGGAAGAGCTAAAGGCTAACACGATGGAGATTTTGAAAGGTTATTGGCCGTCACCCGATCCTAGAAATGTCACCCATTTGGTCGAATGTCCAGTGATGGCTGCTTGCAATCCAAAAGGTTCCTGTGCTTGTCGTCTCAACACATCGCCCCATAATGACAACGAACACTCTGGTATTCGCCGATCTGTGTCGTCGCTCATCACAACTTGTGATGATTCTTGCATCTGCTATCCTGGAAACATTGACAGATTCTGTTCACGTTGCCAACAGGGATTCTATAAACTTGGGGGACTTTGCTTTCAGTGCAAACATGGTGATTTAATCTACTATTACATTTTCattccaattttttctttgtcttttctcGTTTTGTTCTGGTCACTATTTTACTTCGACATCCGTCCAATGAAATGGTTTGCCATCACTGTCCTTCATTTCTCGTTGATGTTGATCATGATGCTGCTAGAATTTCTTCCTGCATGgctattaaaattaaatttggtTGTCTTTGTGCTGTGTACGACGAGCAGAGGAAAAAACGCGCAATCGCTTATCAGCATTGCAGTATTTTACATCCAAACAACAGACTTCATGGTTTCCAGCGTCAATGTATGGCCTCCAAAGGTCATTGCAGCTCAAAGCTATTTAAGTAGCTACTGGAACTTGGTCTTTACTTCTCTTTCGTGTGATTTACCTTCCCTCTTTACTCCAGTTGGAAAGCTTGCTTTCTTACTTCTCTTACCAATAGTGTGCTTGACATTGGTGGgtgtttatttcattgttatgctaatttacGACAAATATCGTCCCCTCGAAGAACGCATGGAAAATGTTCACTTCAAATGTCGCCAAAGCGCTTTCTTCAGTCTCAGCTTCAGCTACTTTCCAATTGTGAAGCAGACACTTTCTAACTTACGTCCATGTCACAACGATCagagtgttttctacatgcCAAACGAGCCGTGGATAGAGTGCACCTCAAACACCTACTACAAGCTGAGAGCACTTGGCATAGTGTCTGTCATCTTCTATGTGATTGGATTTCCTTTGATTATCATTTTCCTTCTGGTTCACTTCTTTCCAAAGAGAAGCTTAATGACTCCCGAAGATCGCAAGAAACTCGATGTGTGGCTTGGACCACTCTACTTACCGTACAAACCAAAATACCAGCAATACTTCGAGATCCTCATGCTTATTCGCCGATTGATTCTTGCCGTAGCCTTGTCCATGATTTCGCCATCCACTCTGCAAACGTTCCTTGTTTGGCTTGTGCTTATGACTTCGGCTCTTATCCAGATATGTCTACAGCCGTATCAAAAACACTCTAGCAATATTGATCCACCAACTTCACATGAGCAAGAGAAGCGCAAGATCACATTGAAAGGCATTTTCAGTGAGAATGTGATGGAGCCCACAGTGTTACTTGTGCTTTCCATGTCATTTATGGTGCTAAGGTTTTCTGTCCTGGACAATACTTACATTGACGTTTTCGTTTGGCTGGTGATGATCATCAATTCAATAGTCTTTGTGACTCTTCTTGGTGGCATCCTCTATCGCTTTGTTGTGCCGAAAAGTGGCAGACATCTGAATGAATACGCCAACATCGATCAGATTGAAAGCACTTATTCAAGCAGCGACACAAACGAAATAGATCGAGAAGATGCAGAAGACGGAGAAACAAGGCCTTTGCTACCAGATGAAGTTGAGGCTGGGTACCACTTGCACGTTAATGCTTAG